From a single Phocoena sinus isolate mPhoSin1 chromosome 1, mPhoSin1.pri, whole genome shotgun sequence genomic region:
- the VCAM1 gene encoding vascular cell adhesion protein 1: protein MPRKMVVIFGASNILWMVFAVSQAFKIDIFPESKIIAQIGDSISLTCSTTGCESPSFSWRTQIDSPLNGKVRNEGTKSTLTMDPVSLGNEHYYLCTVICESQKLERGIPVEIYSFPKDPEIHLSGPLEVGKPVTVTCLVPDVYPYERLEIELLKGNRSVKTQDFLEVSEMKSQETKSVEVTFTPIDEDIGKALVCQATLHINEIDSQPQVRKTTKKLQVYISPKDTVISVNPSTSLQEGDSVTMTCTSEGLPAPQIFWSKKLDNGNLQLLSENATLTLIAMRMEDSGIYMCEGVNLVGKDRKEVKLIVQEKMFTVEISPGSQIAAQIGDSVVLTCDVMGCESPSFSWRTQIDSPLNGKVRSEGSKSTLTLSPVRFENEHFYLCTVTCGHKKLEKGIHVELYSFLRDPEIEMSGLLVSGNPVTVSCKVPDVYPFDRLEIELLKGESIMKNKIFWEDVSKKSLETKSLELTFIPTTEDTGKVLVCLAKLPIDEMEFEPKQRQSTQILYVNVAPRDTTILISPSSILEEGRSVNMTCSSDGLPAPKILWSRLLSNGDLQPLSENTTLTLTSTKMEDSGIYVCEGINQVGISRKEVKLIIQVAPKDIRLTAFPSESVKEGDTVIISCTCGNVPQTLIILKKKAGSGYIVLKSTDGAYTIHRAQLEDAGVYECESKNEVGLQLRSITLDVKGRESNKHYFSPELLVLYCASSLIIPAIGMIIYFARKANMKGSYSLVEAQKSKV, encoded by the exons ATGCCTAGGAAGATGGTTGTGATCTTTGGAGCCTCAAATATACTTTGGATGGTGTTTGCAGTTT CTCAAGCTTTTAAAATCGACATCTTCCCTGAATCCAAAATTATTGCTCAGATTGGTGACTCCATCTCACTGACTTGTAGCACAACAGGCTGTGAGTCCCCATCGTTCTCCTGGAGAACTCAGATAGACAGTCCACTGAACGGGAAGGTGAGAAATGAGGGGACCAAATCCACGCTGACCATGGATCCTGTTAGTCTGGGGAATGAACACTATTACCTGTGCACAGTGATTTGTGAGTCTCAGAAACTGGAAAGAGGAATCCCAGTGGAGATCTACT CTTTCCCTAAGGACCCAGAGATCCATTTGAGTGGCCCCCTGGAGGTTGGGAAGCCAGTCACAGTCACGTGTTTGGTCCCTGATGTTTACCCATATGAAAGGCTGGAGATAGAATTACTGAAGGGCAACCGTTCTGTGAAGACACAGGACTTTCTGGAGGTTTCAGAAATGAAGTCCCAGGAAACGAAGAGTGTGGAAGTAACCTTCACTCCTATTGATGAGGATATTGGGAAAGCTCTTGTTTGCCAAGCTACATTACACATTAATGAAATTGATTCTCAACCCCAAGTAAGGAAGACTACAAAAAAACTGCAAGTCTACA TCTCACCCAAGGACACAGTTATATCTGTGAACCCCTCCACAAGCCTGCAAGAAGGTGACTCCGTGACGATGACATGTACCAGTGAAGGTCTACCAGCTCCACAGATTTTCTGGAGCAAGAAATTAGACAATGGGAATCTACAGCTCCTTTCTGAGAATGCAACTCTCACTTTAATTGCTATGAGGATGGAAGATTCTGGAATTTATATGTGTGAAGGAGTTAATCTGGttgggaaagacagaaaagaggtGAAATTAATTGTTCAAG AGAAAATGTTTACTGTAGAGATCTCCCCTGGATCCCAGATTGCTGCTCAGATTGGCGACTCAGTTGTGTTGACCTGTGATGTCATGGGTTGTGAGTCCCCATCTTTCTCTTGGAGAACCCAGATAGACAGTCCTCTGAACGGGAAGGTGAGGAGCGAGGGGTCCAAGTCCACATTGACCCTGAGTCCTGTGAGATTTGAGAACGAACATTTTTATCTGTGCACCGTGACATGTGGGcataagaaactggaaaaaggaaTCCATGTGGAGCTCTACT CCTTCCTTAGAGATCCAGAAATTGAGATGAGTGGTCTGTTAGTGAGTGGAAACCCAGTCACTGTAAGCTGTAAGGTTCCTGATGTGTACCCTTTTGACCGGCTGGAAATTGAATTACTTAAAGGGGAGAGTATTATGAAGAATAAAATCTTTTGGGAAGATGTAAGTAAGAAATCCCTAGAGACCAAGAGTTTGGAACTGACCTTCATCCCCACCACTGAAGACACGGGAAAAGTTCTTGTTTGTCTGGCTAAGTTACCTATTGATGAAATGGAATTTGAACCCAAACAAAGGCAGAGTACACAGATACTATATGTTAATG TTGCTCCCAGGGATACAACCATCTTGATCAGCCCCTCCTCCATCCTGGAGGAAGGTAGATCTGTGAATATGACATGCTCTAGCGATGGCCTTCCAGCTCCGAAAATCCTGTGGAGCAGGCTGCTAAGTAATGGGGATCTACAGCCTCTTTCTGAGAATACCACTCTTACCTTAACGTCTACAAAAATGGAAGATTCTGGTATTTATGTCTGTGAAGGCATTAACCAGGTTGGAATAAGCAGAAAAGAAGTCAAATTAATTATCCAAG TTGCTCCGAAAGATATACGACTTACAGCTTTTCCTTCTGAGAGTGTCAAGGAAGGAGACACTGTCATTATCTCCTGTACATGTGGAAATGTACCCCAAACTTTGATAATCCTGAAGAAAAAAGCAGGGTCAGGCTACATAGTGCTGAAGTCTACAGATGGTGCATATACCATCCACAGGGCCCAGTTGGAGGATGCGGGAGTATACGAATGTGAATCTAAAAATGAAGTTGGCTTGCAATTAAGAAGCATAACACTTGATGttaaag